The following coding sequences lie in one bacterium genomic window:
- a CDS encoding helix-turn-helix transcriptional regulator, producing the protein MTVKEIVLAEEIGNEIYNARIERGIRTQAILAKRIGITRSYLNRIERGKYLPPVKMILKIAKVLNCEAKIKFVLQ; encoded by the coding sequence ATGACAGTAAAAGAAATCGTTTTGGCAGAAGAAATAGGAAATGAGATTTATAATGCCAGAATAGAAAGAGGAATAAGAACTCAAGCCATATTGGCTAAAAGAATAGGTATAACAAGGTCTTATTTGAATAGAATAGAAAGGGGAAAATATCTACCTCCTGTAAAAATGATACTTAAAATAGCTAAAGTTCTTAATTGTGAAGCGAAAATTAAGTTTGTTTTACAATAA